The DNA sequence GACAACATGTTCCAGGAACGCATCAAGGTCCACGGATACCGGTCCCCAGGTCCGAACGCCTACTCATGCCCTCATGATACCCGGCCGGAGGGGCGATCAACTCATTTTTGCGGTATGGCGCGTTCCCAAGTAGGAGAGCCACGCAATGGGTTCTGCAAAAACTAGCATCAAGAGGCCGCCCACTGCTTCGGTACCATAGCCCATTAGGTAGTTCATTGCGGTGTAACCCTCTGCAGGATTGAAAATCCCGTTCAAGCCGGGTAGGCCGTGGAGTATTCCAATGATGCCAGCCGTTCTGACGATCAGTCCAAATATGTCACGAGCGTTCATCGAAAGGCCTCCTGGGATGCGGTGGACAGAATCCTTTTGCTGGCCTACAGCTTGGCCACTACGTTCTTCTATCACAACTTCAACCGGGGCCAGCACGCAGTTAGGACCGCGCCAGCGGCCAACTCCAGGGTCACGAAGCACAAATGAACCGTCGAAGGTATGGTCGAGCCAATGCCGTTTAAGGTGGCCAAAACACGCGGCTCCAATCGACAGCGGCGGCAATTAATTTCCGACTGCCCCACGTCCGCATGATCCATAAGCTTGCATTTATGGATTAGGCGGCAGTACAATGCCGGCGGCTAACGGGGCCGCTCGCGACGTTGCTCTGTAAGGCGGTGTGGGTCACGGATAGATACCCAAGGTGACGCCCAAACCCGCCGCACTGTGCTAACACCTCAGGAGGCCGGCGATGTTGACCTTTTTTGGACGGCGACGGCGGTTCTGTGACGGGGTCTCGCGGCGAGATTTTCTCCGCGTCGGCGCACTTTCGGTCGGCGGCCTTTCTTTGGCCGACCTGCTGCGGCTGAAGGCCGAGGGGGCCGTCGGTCCCACGCCCGGCAAAAGCGTGATCATGGTCTTCCTGCACGGCGGGCCGCCGCACCTGGACATGTACGACATGAAGCCGCGCGCCCCGGTGGAATTCCGCGGCGAGTTCAATCCGATTAGCGGCAACGTGCCCGGCATGGATTGCTGCGAGCTGATGCCCCGGCAGGCCGGCATCATGGACAAGCTGGCAATCTTGCGCGGGCTGCACTTTGTTGAAGAACACAGTGCCCACTCGCTGTGGACCGGCTTCCCCGAGCGGATCAATCGGCCCGCGTTTGGCTCGGTGGTCAGTTACTTGAAGGGGAAGCAGGATGGGCTGCCGCCATATGTGAGCTTGATGAATCAACCGCTGTCCGAGAATCCCGCGTATTGCGGCACGCCGCATCGGCCGTTCGTGCCCAACGGGCCGGGTTTGGAAGATTTGGGGCTGGCGGCCGGCATTTCCGTCGATCGGTTGAAGGGGAGGCAGCAGTTGCTCGGCGGACTCGACACGATCCGCCGCGAGGTCGACTACCGCGGCGCGCTGGCCGGCATCGATGCTTACACGGTCCGCGCGCTCGACATGGTGGCTTCCAGCAAAAGCCGCGAGGCGTTCGACCTGGATAAAGAATCGCCCGCCGTGCGCGAGCGCTACGGCAAGGCGAACGAAGATTTCTTGCGCGCCCGGCGGCTAGTCGAGGCGGGAATTTCGGTAGTAACGCTGGTCGTGGGGGGCTGGGACACGCACAGCAATAATTTCAACTCGATGCGCAACCTGCTTCCCAAGCTCGACCAGGGGATGCACGCGCTAGTGAGCGATCTGCACGAGCGGGGCATGAATCGCGACGTGGCGGTGATCCTGTGGGGCGAGTTCGGCCGCACGCCGCGCGTCAACGCCACGGCCGGTCGCGACCATTGGCCGCGGGCCGGATTTGCGGTGATGGCCGGCGGCAGTTTTCAGACGGGCCAGGTCATCGGCGCTACCGACGCCCGCGGCGAAGCGGCCGTGGGCTTGTCGATGAAATCGAGCCATGTGCTCGCGAGCCTGTACCAGCACATGGGCATCGACCCGGGGATCTCGATCCCCGATCACAACGGCCGTCCGACTTATCTGCTGGACGAGCGCGACCCGGTGCCGGGGTTGGTGTAGAGACTGTAGTAGAAGCCGCTTCACTGCGTGCGTGTGGTCGACGACCCGCGGCCGCGATACGCTAGCAAGCCGCCGACGGCCAGTACGACCGCGGTCGTTATCGAGGCCGGTTCGGGGACGAATTCCACGACGCCATTAAATGGAATGCCGATCGGATCGAGGGTTTGATTCGACCAGTCGTTCCAAGCACCCGGATTGTGGAAATTCGGGTAGTACATGGCGACCCAGAACTCGGTTCCAAAGGCATTGTTTGGCTCGCCGCTATCCCAATTGGTGTACGTGATCGGCGCACCGCTGACCCAGAGGTAGTTGTCGGCCGGGTTCGCGGCGTTGATTTGCTGCGTCGGGTCGTAAAGACCGATCCAGAGCAGATGTTGTTGGCCGCCATAGCCGCCGAACACGTCGAGCAAGAAGTTCTGCTGCTCTTGGTTGCCGATTGTTGCCAGGTGCCCGCCGAGAGCTTCTGCCTCCGCCTCTGAGTCGGCCCAATTCGCATTCGACAATAGTTGGTAACTATGCCCCGTCGCTGGATCGGAAATGACGGGACTGATGGGAATCACGCCTGCCGAGCTTGGTTGCGTGGCGGCACAGTAGATGACCGCCGATAGCGCTAAGAAAACGGGAACGCTTTTGAACATGTATCGAGCTCGCGGGGGTATTTCAGAGCTGTTTTGACGCGAGATTCGATTGTTGCTGCGGGCGGCAACCATGTCGAGAAAATTGCTAAAAGAGCAAAACGTGCGCAGGGGAGGCAATGGAGAGCCGCCCAAGTTGTGCCTAAAGCGGCATGGCGTAGAGGAGGGGACGCCCTGTGTCGTTGGGTGCTGCGTCGGCACTAAGTTGACAGGCGAGGAGCAGCCGCTGATTACGTGCGGATCAGTGCAGCGGCGCGCTTTTGCGAGCACTGCGGGTGGACGCCGCCTGGGGAATAGGAGGGCTTGCCGCAGACCGGGCAGACCTTGCGGGGAACGCTCAGGACTTCGGGCTTGGGCTTCTTTTCACTCATGGCGTGATCCCCAGTGTTGCTCGGTCAGTGACGAAACTCGCCGCGGCAGATGGTGCTGATTCGCCGCGGCGCGGCAAACTCGCGGAATGTCTCACTTCAAGGCGTGGTGTGATCGGATCGAGGGCCGGCGCAGGATTCCGTTCCGCTCGGATCTATGGAGGGAGGCTCATGAAGTGTCGGCTGCACAAAAGTCAGCCTGCATAGATGGGAGGTAGTTACATTGTCGCCGCAAAGTACCGACGCCACAAGCGGCAATCGTCGGGTTGGGCGAGCATCTTGCTGGATCGCCAAGCGATTAGGCCCCTTTTTTCCGGTTAAGGCATGCTGGCGCCTGCGCTGCACGCGGGCAGGACGTGCGCGGATTAGCTCGGCGGTGTGATCGAACGGGTGTCATTTACCATCAATCGGCCAGCGAAACAGCAGTTCTTGGTCTGCGCCGGTCTCGGCATCGATCTTCGAATTCACATCGTGCCACTTGCTGTGGAGAAGCAGGCCACGATCATCGAGCTTGTAAACAAAGGGCTCGCCCGAGGTGGCATCGAGCGGCACTTCCGTAATATATGACGGAGCGAGATCGGACAACTGCTCGGGAAAGCGGCCTTGATCGAGTCGATAGCGGGCTAGCGCCAAGGCAAGAATGCCGACCTGATTCGCGGCCGTGGTGCGTGCTCCTTCGCGTACGTATTGCACCAAGTGGCCGAGGAATTCCGGCAGCAGGTCGAAATCGAACGTCGACCGCCTCGGTGGGTAGGTCGGATGCTTCACATCTTCTGTCTGAGCTACTACCACGGCCCACGGCTGTGCGGCGACATCGATCAATCGGCGCATGGCGTCGAGGTAGCGGACGGCCAGTTGCTGTTTGGTCGCATAGTGAATGGCCGTGGTCAGATTGCCGCCGATGCGGAGGTTGTAGCCCATCGTCGTGGGATCGTCTGCCGAGACAATGCCTGCCACGCGATCACCGAGCAGGCCGATCTGCAAGCCTGGGCGGATGTCGACCGCTGCCAGCGCGACTTGCAACCGCTCGAGGTCTTGGGCGCTGAAATTGACTTGCGGCAGCAGGTGCTTCAGATTCCTGACGAACGCGCGCTGATTCGACATTCGCACGAGTTGCGAGACGGCCAGCGGATTGGATTCCAGCGATTGGGCGATCGTCAGGGCATCACACAGCGAGTCCGTCGCGCCGGTCGCATCGCCATGCCGCGCTCGCAGATACCCTTCGAGAAGTAAGCAACGGACGATGCCACGCAGCGGGCTAACCCAGGGGACCGATCCACCGTAACCCTCTTCGGCGTGCATGGGAAAATTCGCGCGGCCCCCGAGCGCGGCCGCCTGATGCCAGCGGGCGAAATCTTCGCGGCAGTCCAGCAGCAATTGTTCGGCAATGGGCAGCGCTTCCCACTCCCCGGCAAGCTCAGGGAGTTGTTGGTCCGAGTCGAATTGCGGTAACAACCGCAGCTTATCTCGGTACGCCTTCATCCAGGTTCGTTCGTCGGCCTGGTAGAGCGCGAAGCAATCCTTGTCGGGCGGGATCCGCGGACTGTTGGCGTACAACTCGTCCGGGGTGACCGGTTCGCCGCGTGCGCGAATGGCAGCGAGCGCGGCCTGCACCTCGCTCGATTGCCACCACCACCAGACAACTGGTACGGCGATCGTCGCGACGGCGACCGCGGCGGCCACGATCAGCACGATCCGCTTATTACGCGATGCGGTGGGCGTTTGGTTGTGGTCCACTGCGCGACCGAACATAGGCCGGTTCCGGGGCGGCTTGCGCCAGAGAAAAATAGAGTCAGATTAATTGTCAACGATGGATTACGGCTGTGCCAGAGATTTCGCGTTCGCCACGGCCGAACGCGGGGAATCCCACTACGATCACCACGCCAGTAACGTTGCCCAGTCCCGATCCGCGAGGGCTCTGTTAACTCTCATGCGTACCTCCACCAACCAACGGCACGAAGCGGCACTTTGTCAATTCCAGGCGGTGGTATGTCTCGCCGTGGCGCTCGATGCGCTCGAGCGTCTGGCCGCTGGGGCTACCGAGAGGTATGGCTAATCGGCCGCCCTCGGCCAGTTGATTCAGCAGGGCAGGGGGGCAGGTCGTGGTAGCCGCGGCAACCAGAATGCCCCGGTAGGGCGCCTCGTCTGGCCACCCCTGCGTGCCGTCGCCGACCAACAATTTGACGTTCTGATAGTTCAGCTCTGTTAGAACGCGGCCGGCCCGCGCCGAAAGTTCAGCATGTAATTCCAGCGAGATCACGCGTGCGGCCAACTCAGCCAGGATGGCGGTTTGATAACCGCTGCCGGTGCCGATATCGAGGACGGTTTCATGGCCCGCGAGTTCGAGCGCCTCGCTCATCATGGCCACGATCAGGGGCTGGCTGATGGTTTGCTCGCAGTCGATGGCCAAAGCGCGATTGGCGTAGGCATCGGCCAGTCGCGCGACATTGACGAAGCGCTCGCGCGGCACACGGCTCATCGCGTCCAGCACACGGCGATCACGAATGCCGTGCCGCTCGAGGTCGCGGACCATGCGCAATCGCGCAAGATGGACTTCGCTGTCTGGAGGCATACGCGGGGTCTCGCCATCGACAGAGTCGCCAGTTGCTTGCTCTCAGGCAACTGTGCCACAGGCGGCCGTGCCGCAATCGCCTTTTGATGTCGCTGGCTATCGCGGCGTGGCCGCGGCCAATTCGGTGACAGATTTTTCTGCCGCGCGCCAATCGGCCACGTGCAATTCTACCGTGCGGCGGCCGCGAAATTCGTTGATCACGGGCCGAAACGCAATCGATATAGGGCCTGGGCATTGCGCCATCGGCTCGGCCCAATCGCCGCCGCCAAACGCTACGCCGCGCAGACTTGTTTTGGCCTGGGCCAACTTCATCGACAGGTGCCGTTCGCCCCCTCCCATGCGCTTGGGGGGCTCGGCCAGCGTAATGCCCGTGGCACATAGCATGGGACGAGGATTGGATTGGCCGAAGGGAGCCAAACGTTCGATCTGTTCGACGGTGGCCAGCGTCAATTCGGAAAGATACACCTCGGCATCGATCGATAGTTCCGCCACGCGCTGCTGCTGGGTGATCGTTTCGGCGGCGTAGTCGCAAAATTCGCTGCGAAAGGCCTCGACGTTTTGCTCGTTGATTTTCAGGCCGGCCGCCGCGGCGTGACCACCATGGGTTAGCAGGTGTTGCGAGCACGCGACAAGCGCCTGACACACGTCAAAGCCGGGAATGCTGCGGGCTGATCCGGTGCCCGGCTTCACGCCGACTTCGTCCAGCGCGATCATCACGACCGGGCAATGGTGTCGGTCTGCCAGGCGGCCAGCGACGATGCCGATCACGCCCGGATGCCAGCCCCGTTCGGCCAGCACCAGCGCCGCATCTTGCCCGGCGTCGAATTGCGCTTGAGCTTGCGCCCCGGCCGCGAGCAGAATGCTGCGCTCCAGGCTTTGGCGGCTGCCATTGAGCTGGTCGATGTATTCGGCCAGCATGTCGGCGCGCTCTTGCGAAGTAGTCATCAACAGCTCGACGGCCAGTTGTGCCTGGCCCAGTCGACCCGCCGCGTTCAGTCGTGGGGCGAGCGCGAAACCGATGTCCTCGGCATTGAGCGCCGGCTTGCGATCCAACTCGGCTCGTTTCATAAGCGCGGCCAGGCCCAGCACCGGCCGATCACGCAGCGCGACCAGTCCGTGTTGCACAAGCACGCGGTTCTCGTCCACCAGCGGCACCACGTCGGCCACGGTCCCCAGTGCGGCCAGTCCCAATGCCGATAGCAGGAACGAACGCATCCGGTCGTTCACCTTTTGGCCGCCACTGGCCTGCTTTGCCACCAGCCACGCCAGCTTGAACGCCACGCCGGCGCCGCTCAGTCCGGCAAAGGGATATCCTTGCCCAGGCAGGCCCGGATGAACGATCGCGGCGGCATCGGGCAGCACGGCGCCGGGCTGATGGT is a window from the Pirellulales bacterium genome containing:
- a CDS encoding DUF1501 domain-containing protein; translation: MLTFFGRRRRFCDGVSRRDFLRVGALSVGGLSLADLLRLKAEGAVGPTPGKSVIMVFLHGGPPHLDMYDMKPRAPVEFRGEFNPISGNVPGMDCCELMPRQAGIMDKLAILRGLHFVEEHSAHSLWTGFPERINRPAFGSVVSYLKGKQDGLPPYVSLMNQPLSENPAYCGTPHRPFVPNGPGLEDLGLAAGISVDRLKGRQQLLGGLDTIRREVDYRGALAGIDAYTVRALDMVASSKSREAFDLDKESPAVRERYGKANEDFLRARRLVEAGISVVTLVVGGWDTHSNNFNSMRNLLPKLDQGMHALVSDLHERGMNRDVAVILWGEFGRTPRVNATAGRDHWPRAGFAVMAGGSFQTGQVIGATDARGEAAVGLSMKSSHVLASLYQHMGIDPGISIPDHNGRPTYLLDERDPVPGLV
- a CDS encoding lectin-like protein; its protein translation is MFKSVPVFLALSAVIYCAATQPSSAGVIPISPVISDPATGHSYQLLSNANWADSEAEAEALGGHLATIGNQEQQNFLLDVFGGYGGQQHLLWIGLYDPTQQINAANPADNYLWVSGAPITYTNWDSGEPNNAFGTEFWVAMYYPNFHNPGAWNDWSNQTLDPIGIPFNGVVEFVPEPASITTAVVLAVGGLLAYRGRGSSTTRTQ
- a CDS encoding protein-L-isoaspartate(D-aspartate) O-methyltransferase, which encodes MPPDSEVHLARLRMVRDLERHGIRDRRVLDAMSRVPRERFVNVARLADAYANRALAIDCEQTISQPLIVAMMSEALELAGHETVLDIGTGSGYQTAILAELAARVISLELHAELSARAGRVLTELNYQNVKLLVGDGTQGWPDEAPYRGILVAAATTTCPPALLNQLAEGGRLAIPLGSPSGQTLERIERHGETYHRLELTKCRFVPLVGGGTHES
- the recJ gene encoding single-stranded-DNA-specific exonuclease RecJ — encoded protein: MPKQWRIHSHDSERIRALERAARLPTVVARLLICRGLGDPDSARDFLEPKLSSLRDPELLPGAVSAAEQILRAVQSGQRIIVYGDYDVDGMTATSLLWQCLTLLGANVGYYVPHRLEEGYGLNQEALATLARQGAKMVITVDCGIASVDEARAARELGIDLIITDHHQPGAVLPDAAAIVHPGLPGQGYPFAGLSGAGVAFKLAWLVAKQASGGQKVNDRMRSFLLSALGLAALGTVADVVPLVDENRVLVQHGLVALRDRPVLGLAALMKRAELDRKPALNAEDIGFALAPRLNAAGRLGQAQLAVELLMTTSQERADMLAEYIDQLNGSRQSLERSILLAAGAQAQAQFDAGQDAALVLAERGWHPGVIGIVAGRLADRHHCPVVMIALDEVGVKPGTGSARSIPGFDVCQALVACSQHLLTHGGHAAAAGLKINEQNVEAFRSEFCDYAAETITQQQRVAELSIDAEVYLSELTLATVEQIERLAPFGQSNPRPMLCATGITLAEPPKRMGGGERHLSMKLAQAKTSLRGVAFGGGDWAEPMAQCPGPISIAFRPVINEFRGRRTVELHVADWRAAEKSVTELAAATPR